From a region of the Lactuca sativa cultivar Salinas chromosome 4, Lsat_Salinas_v11, whole genome shotgun sequence genome:
- the LOC111886984 gene encoding uncharacterized protein LOC111886984 isoform X1 produces MILPRKSQVQKVIKWWQKFTIYLRKIWIRVAVRFGVPKSGLGRLHHEIMRCEYEDVHVLWKLLKENEKGLSGDLRSKKNRTCSKLVHWVGRRSPFMRF; encoded by the exons ATGATTTTACCTCGAAAATCTCAAGTACAG AAGGTGATCAAGTGGTGGCAGAAGTTCACTATCTATCTTCGAAAAATTTGGATCCGTGTAGCTGTGCGTTTCGGAGTTCCAAAATCCG GGCTGGGAAGGCTACACCATGAGATTATGAGATGTGAATACGAGGACGTACATGTACTTTGGAAGTTGTTGAAGGAAAATGAGAAAGGGCTCTCAGGAGATCTTAGAAGCAAGAAAAATAGAACTTGTTCGAAATTGGTGCATTGGGTTGGCCGTAGATCACCATTCAtgagattttga
- the LOC111886984 gene encoding uncharacterized protein LOC111886984 isoform X2: MILPRKSQVQVIKWWQKFTIYLRKIWIRVAVRFGVPKSGLGRLHHEIMRCEYEDVHVLWKLLKENEKGLSGDLRSKKNRTCSKLVHWVGRRSPFMRF; this comes from the exons ATGATTTTACCTCGAAAATCTCAAGTACAG GTGATCAAGTGGTGGCAGAAGTTCACTATCTATCTTCGAAAAATTTGGATCCGTGTAGCTGTGCGTTTCGGAGTTCCAAAATCCG GGCTGGGAAGGCTACACCATGAGATTATGAGATGTGAATACGAGGACGTACATGTACTTTGGAAGTTGTTGAAGGAAAATGAGAAAGGGCTCTCAGGAGATCTTAGAAGCAAGAAAAATAGAACTTGTTCGAAATTGGTGCATTGGGTTGGCCGTAGATCACCATTCAtgagattttga